The Aedes albopictus strain Foshan chromosome 2, AalbF5, whole genome shotgun sequence region ttcttattGGCTTATTTGAATTATAATGAAGAGTACTTACTGCATAAACATTGAATcatacatatttgttaaaattatactaaaacttaacgtaaaactgcctcatttttttaaatgtaatgaaatgtgttaactttacatatcaTTTTAATatttaaaaatcgttgaatacgttaaattaaagacatcaaacgtaaatttagtcaaTTATCTtcaaaatgagccaaaaagaattaaaattgaactatagatgacgaagatttcaccaaatcacttttctatgttttacgaaagtgacccctcacttttggctgatacatcatattaaggggtgactccaaacttttgcagggtgtcgactacctggaaaaacctggaaagtcagggaatgtcagggaatttatttttggacctggaaaatcagggaaagtcagggaattttgttGATAGTCAGGGAATTTTTTTAACTATAATCATAAAACGATGTATTCGAGTTATTCAACATGTTATGGAATTTGAAAAACTTGCTAAATTGTTTCTTCAAACTGTAATGTTAATGATTCTGATTTACGATCAAATCAATGTATTAACTTCATCCTGATTTTTGTAGCATTcagttaagaggaaacaaaccatcattgtttagcaaaaactcaaaagcagttttctcgctggaaTCTTAACCAATGtgaataaaaatttatcactgcatTCTACTCGCCATCTGTATAACAGTGAAATCATTTTCTATGGCGGTTTTGTGATTTAGagcaagaaaactgtttttgaataattgatgattgctgatgactgaatgagggttatttgagccttaacgtAATGCTATTCTGAATTTTAGCCTGAAGCCTTattcattacaaaattataagtcTGGATAATAAGCTAAAAATTAAAAGTACATGACACTATTCTCAATGTGATATTTGGCGAATTTTTGGTCCATTCTTTGGTGATATTGTTTTGAGATGCCTCACTCCTGCATCTTGATGGGTTTCTAATGAATTTATAGGTGGGTAAAGTCTTGCGATGCCCAGAAGTTTGTTGTTCAGACCACAAgtgattttttattattttctggagAGATATCTTTGTTGAAACTTGAGtaataattccaggaaaattttcccggGATGATTGCGTAGTACTTCGTCTGTTTCATTCTAGATCTACGCTCCCAGTagagcttggcctgcctcttcgACTTAGTATTCTTTAGGTACTTCTAAAGGCTATTAAAACCTTATGCACTAGAGAACTGGATAACCAAGTTACTTCACacctttttaatatatttttaacTTATGGTGATATCTCAaccctaaaaaaaactaaaatattttaCCCAGATCCTTGAAGTAGTCTTCTTTTGCAAAACACAAATACAATTTCCAATGAATTTTCTaaaactatttagcaaactttccttGACAAATCCTTTCCAGACTTTTCGCATGTCTTTcacaaattttcagttttttttttttttttttttttttatctgtattaacgagatttttaaccctaggctagttcatctcgggacccacgctttacttcccttccgaaggaagaactcacatttgtgagtttgtcgggagtgggattcgatcccaggtcctcagcgtgatagtcaagtgttctaaccaccacaccaggtccgctccacaattttCAGTTTTATGTTGTATCAAAATGCCATCTTTAATGGTCTCCTGGCATAGTCCTCACAggattcaaatgattttttttttcagattactCGTGAAATGATTTGGTGACATCGTTAAACagcattacatacatacatttatttgttcaacatcacatttaagacaagacataatcaacaatagtacgccacaatactcggtttgtggcagccgttctccatcctcggtcgcgcccaatggtcGCCAGGTCACGCgcgacctggtccgcccatcgagcTCTTTGcggtccacgccttcttgtgccaaccggatcagttgcaaacaccagctttgcaggattgttgtccggcattcttgcaacatgccctgtccaccgtatccttccggctttggccaccttctggatgctgggttcgccgtaaagtgcaacgagctcgtggttcattcttctccgccacacaccgttctcctgcacaccgccgaagatcgtccttagcacgcgtcgttcgaaaactccgagtgcttgcaggtcctcctcgagcatggtccatgtctcgtgcccggtCTTAttgacgttttgtacatggtacatttggtgcgtgggtgaaacagcattctttagagtttttttttccaagattcataATAGTTTTCTACCGTGCTCTCGAACAGACCACTATTTAAATTTATCTAAATTCAAAATTTGGGTGAACTTTTGAAGTGTTTCTTGGTACGGCAAAATATCTGTGTTGATAATTCACGAATACatccgatattatcaaagatgcgTACCAGATAGTAGTATTATATGCAGGTTTAATAGTTTGATAAAAATACCTATGTGGGTTAAATTCTGAATTCTGGCCAAAGTCTGGGCTTCATAtacatttcaaaaaaaatgtttgaacaaGAGCCTACGAGGGTTAAGGGGGGTTGGGGTTCTGAGATagccgaaaaaagtctacgtagtttatggacagcgccttatcaaTTTCCTAAAAGTCCTTCAAGTGGAATTCGTGTTGCAattcctagttttttttaaatattttggaaGAATATCGAAATATCTGCTGGACATCCTGTAATCTTATTTAAggattcaaccgatttcaatgaatgcTTAAAGGCATCAGAGAGTTAAACAAGCAAACCCGTACGAATTTTCGAAAGCGCTTGATGGAGCttttaaaagtatttttggaTCATAATTTTTAAAAACCTAAATGTGGTGCATTTCCGTGAATAAAACACTATAGGAGTTGTAAGTGAGTTTATTGGCATTGTGGCAGACCTCTTAAGAGAATTTTACATTAAAAGTGACACGATTCATGAAGGTGTTTTTGACCAATTAAAAAAGATGTGAAAGTGCATTCAGATATTCCCAAAACATTAATGTATTTATTTGCATTACTATCAGAAATGATATTGCAGatcttttggatgaatttcttggtGAAGGATTTTTGTAGAGTACTTGTGGTAGCCACGAAATCTGAACATCTGAAGTAGTTctaactaataaaacaaaatgaaaatgTCACCCTAATAATGCTCTAGGAGTAATGTCTTTCGAATATGCTAGTTATAGCTttggcgttatttaaaaaaatgttagttGGTTTTCTTAAATAACTTTCACCTAaattgaggaatttttggtggacttGTCAAAAGTTATTTCCAGCCCAGCGTATCAGgtagaagaattctgaagaaatactgtaAATATGCCTTACATCTATTGGAAAAAATCTAGTGCAGTTCACTTGtttttttctctttctatttttccactcctagaaaaaaacaggaaaattttgaaaattgaatttcatctcaTGAACAGACACCCTTAAGCTTAGATTTACGTGacctggaattttcagtgaaagtgactggaaagtcagggaaagtcagggaatttgatttacaaaattgagtcgacaccctgTTTTGATCAATGACATCAAGTGTTAATTTATctagtaacttttttcctagatattTTAGCAAAAATCGGCAAAAAGCAGtctaaagctaatagaaaataggataTATTACcattctcatcttaaaatttggtcgacccgacCCGAAGCgaaactgccgtaagtttattttcattttttagaaaatttggcagctttgggttaagtttacatactaacatttttgaaaaagcttcatttaaatcatgttcaaagtttctttgacttattatcttttgaatgagacctagggttttggaatcggacgcaaattagcggagatatgggcctaaaaaatgacaagtttttgagagggtgaccccaaacttttgatcgggagtgtaggtgCATGAACAGGTACTTTCTGTTTAAACAGTTTATTCATATTTTCAACAAAATACACGTTTTGCACTACGTGTGTAGAAACACATTGAACAATTTATATGCAATGTTTATATCATTTGTAGCGGTCAGTTTTCGACGCAATACAATTATTGTGTATAACTTATAGCATTAATTCTCCAAAAGACTTAATCTTTGTGCACCAAAATCACAGTTGCAATTATATAGAAATGGGGCGTCTCGTGATAGTGCCGAATGTAGTCATCCATCTTGGGATCCAAGATATACTTCattttgtagtgcaccccctgctGTTGTTTTTCGACAATGGTAGCCAGGCTGATGATCCGATGCCTAAGAAATATAGTTCGTTGTTAGGATTACTAAGTTAGACCGAACCAAAGTACGAACCGCTTGTAGTTCATATGCTTAATCCGATCCTTGATCTGCTTGGCTATGTTCTGACACATTTGCAAGTTCTTCGACGGATCGTAAATGTAGCGCATCTCCTCCTCGTCCACATCGAACTGCTTCTCGATGACCCGCTCCATGATGCGTTTGATTTTGTCGGTGTTGAACAGCGGCTTCTGGTAGGGTTCGTCCTTTTCCTCCTTGTTGATCCGTTGGTTGAGCTCTTCGGTGATTTCCTTGAAGCGATTCTTTCGCTTTCCAAGCGCAGCGGTTAGCGTGTCACTGAACAACCCTGCGACTCCACCTTTGCTGGGGGTTCGCGTTAGCCGGGTGTTACTGCTGCAGGTGGTGGTCGTAGTGCTGGTAATTACTCGCAACGATTATATAAGAGGGTAATTGAGTTATGATGCAGACATTTTGAAGAAACTTACGAGGGACCCCCCACTTTCAACGAACCCCACGCTGCCATCCTAGCTCACTAGGGCACGAGTGAACGCACTTAACAGTTTTCAAAAAGATCGATTTCCCTGACTTAACCAATTAAAATGTGCACGTTCTCCCAATTTCGTACTCGTTCCCGAGGGAGTCAAAAAACCGACTGCCCCAGTAGAGAACTGGAATTGTAGTGCAAACCTCAATGGTACCATTTCTAGGCTGGAAACAAAAAAGGAAACTTTTGTTGTGGTTGTAGGCCAGTCTGTAGTAGGGCATGGATTTCAACTTCGAAGCTGACACCTCTCCTCATCCTCACTCGCACGGTACTCCAGGATTTGTGCGAGCACCAATAGGGAATATGGTGGTAAAATGCTAGGTCTGAGTTGAAACTTTTTGCACGTTAGCTTGTGATGGTAAAGTGAGCATACCGTTTCCCCTATCCAATGGCATGCCATGCGGCGAAACGATAATTCCAGCTCGTCTGGTGCACTTCGACGGTACTACCGCAAACTGAGAGTGATTGAAGCGTGCACAAAGAAAATAAGGATCCACTAGACACCATAACGGAAAAGTTTATGCCGTGCAAGAGTTTTGATTGTATATTGCTTTTGGATAGAAAAGGATTGCAATTCTAATAGTTTTGTCTGAATCGAGCAAACTTTCCGGATATCTCACTGATAGGCGTCTTAATCTAAGCACGTTATCGCAAAGATCATCGAAAGCTTATTTTAGAAGGCGAGCTTTTCTGAGCGCTTCGAAATCCCTATTGAATCCTTACTTGAGCCTATACTAGTTTGGTGTGGGGGTGGAATTGGCGCTGCCTTTCGTGAATTTTTCGCATTAGCTACGTGGCTCATTCCCGAGTGGAAGAAAATTACAACATTTAAATTGTTTGCGTAAAATAATGCATAGAACGACTAAAAGAGGAATGATAAGTTAAAATGGTAGGTTTTCTCAGTGTTGTCTACATAGTCTCGATCCAATATTTGAAATTTAAAACatgcacgctaacctgaaactacccatagattgggtcgattctacccggattttcatgttgttagcagttgtcaaaatccgggtaacccgaaaacccagattggttgaatcagggtaaagatctgggtaatcggcactttgtcactttccggcTGGTAGCGGTCAGAAGAAGTCCGTGAACTATGAATGTTTGCACGGCAAATATGCTGTGAAATGATGTGAAAAcagtgaaattcctccggggatctgTTTTCCTGCCTCAGGTAAGTGGGCAAAATATGGAAATTGGGAGTTTTTTGATCAAcatttaaaaagaaaataaattaacaaaaacaaGGCCCAGGAGAAGCTGGGTATCATTTACCCAGATTtggccaccaacatcggtaatccagatttgagtaaaggtgcctttactcagattagagtaactgcagttttgctcaatctgggtcactttgacaccaatctgggtagcTGGGGGTAAGCGTGTAGTATACAgggactataaggacgtggccggtgccgtatTGAtcgaaaatgtatgagctgcttaaattgcactttgaaaataggtggagtgtcccagcccttattcatttggatctcagtgcaattggtaccagttcagatcaatcacggaggagcaaccattattgacatgtatagtcagatttgatcgttttttataCTATATTAGGGGTTTTCAGACCCTTTTGCCTCGCGGTACACTTTTTGAGAATTAAATGGAATACCGCAAAAaaggaatgtcgcattttttttatgggtcatactgtagttgTTCAACCAGCACAATTGTCTTTACGATACATTCTTCGATTTTTCAGACAAAATCTGCAGGATCCTAAGATTTTAGGAGAAGTTCTTGTCAATATAATAGcaattttcaggaggaaactaGAAGAGACCCTAGAAGCAGAGAAGTCGTGCGTCAGCCTGCTTCGGCCAGGATGTCTTGCCCCACGTTGTGATTGATTTAATTGCCCCGGGCGGCGGAGAAGAAGTACACGCATACTGGATTTTGGCTATTTATTCGCACCACCGTGTGGCAGTGCTCCACGCGGCGGTGATATCACGAGAACACACAGTTGATTTCTGGTATTATTTGCGATAAATTTTTTCTCAAGATCATCACACTGGATTTGTGGCACTTACTTTCGCCCATTCTATTAATAatgcatttttgatgcataattgcCAATACACTTGAAGGCGAatgaattaaaataaataaatttaaagcttaaaaaaaatattactgggAAATCCCTCGTGACATTGTCAATTGATTTTTACATAGATTTCAGGTGATACTTGTCCGAGATGAGAAGAGAATCATGTGAAGCAATTGACaatgttttatatatttttttttttaaatcgctgcACGATGCTAtcaggcccgttttaccccattctctctctttttcactattctgggaaaatcctgttgtgcgaaatattttttttttaatttgtgtttgtgtaggagctggtttggctcatcgCACggtcttaaaaattgaaatatcttcaaacaacctcgatatcccctatttcttcaaACTTGCACATGCATTTCTACCCGGAGTGGAACGCAGTCGATAAAGGTATGATCAACCttatgtcaaattgccgatactatggaagtttttacacaaatacgagttaagtAAACcatttatttaactcgtattgggAATACatgaagattttctcaaaaaggtgtgagagagagagagagagagggattGGTGTAAAACGAGCTAAACACAGATtttcagcatcgtgcggcgaatgacaccttcCTTatatgaaactatagagattttagcagtttgtgtcaaaaattcattcgaatccatccactccgagcagagatattgaatttattcgcgtttcatacatattttttccccactgtgcattGTTTAAAGTTTCGCGGTGCACTTGGCAAGGTTCGCAGTGAAAACCCCTGCTCTATCGTATTCTACCTGTTCAGTCACGTTGATTTcaaaatcaaagagacgcaagcCGAACAGCATTACAGTTTAACCTTTTCGCGAAAAGAACGATAGATATTTTActtggatttaccgaaaggccattttGGCGACACCAACCTGAAGAGTAAATCCCTTTAAATCCATTCTGGagcaaaataggatatatccCCCCATCTGCCCCAGTtcttctaaagttatgatactccgagctggAGCCAGAAAATGCCCCTTATAAATACATATCCGCCCAGCATTCTAGATACTCCAATCGACAAACGTCCTAAAAAAACAGAATCTTCTTTTGAGGTGAATGTCTTGATACAATATGTCTTGTCACAATATATTTTATTACTGTTAACAATACCAAGACTTCCTATTTGGTCgataatttattcaaaattgaCTCACAAGTTGGCGAAAATGTAGCTGCAAAACATACATATGGATATGAATTCAAATACATATGTTATCTCGATATCTCGAGGAAATCTACAAGTTACTTCAGGATTCAGAaacttcttaaagatttccttaggggctgtccataaaccacgtggtcatttttttgggacttttcaaccccccctcccccccgcgtggtcattagtccatacaaaatttttttatttgtccatacaaaatggtcattggccgaaacccagccccccccccccccaccaatgaccacgtggtttatggacagccccttagaatgCCTTCCAAGATTCCAGTtccagtaattgctgcaggagttctacAGAATTGCTACCAATAATTCCATtcataatttctccaaggattaatacagggattttttcagtgattcctctcaAGGTTGTTCCACGGCTTTGTCTAGAAAATTCACTTTCCTccacattttttcaggaattcctcccaggattgttTTAGGAACTCCAACAgcaattcaactaggaattcatagaaggattcctgcagaaattcctccctgaataacttcaggaactcttcttgggatacctccaggaattccttcagggattcctcctggaaatcctcccgggattcctcgaaAATATAAAGTTTGAAAGCAATGTCTGGGTtatataaattataaaaaaaaacaattgctttACTCAACCATGTATCCGGAAGTCTGTGTTTATATTTTGTTGGTCCAtgtcctgcaaaaaaaaaacattgccatAGAGACCATCTCTATAAGTAATAAGCACCCCGAAGTTCAACAGATATAAAATGTACAGGCACAGGCTTATTAGCTCCACCTAACCTTTCGTCGAGGAGCtatagaaccgtgctgcggatatttcgGAAGGAAGATCAATAGAACGCCATTAAGATCTTTTTCACCGCCCCCGGCGTTCGCTGACCAGGAGAGCACGATAGCGGCGGAAGCATTCCACATCAAGCTGGTAGGTGAAAACAACACGGTGAACCTCCAACGTGAGTGTGGAACGTTTAACGCAAACTACAACGCGCTAGTGGTTAAGTTGCGACAGATGACGACCGACGAGAGACTACGAAGAGAGAACGAGAATCGACGACGAACAACACAACCATGACGTACCACATCAGAAGGTACGTGATCGCCCAGCAGtaaaggaggtgaaagttgctgcggtgatcgAAATGTGAGTTGTGGTGTGAAAAAATGTTATTTGTTGTAAATGTTCATTAATGTTTATTTGTTAAAATAATGCATTTTCGTGTAATAAATTTTAgtgtctgaggatggctgaagaAAAACAGTAAGCCGAAACGTCACAACGTTAAACCAATAGTTTCCATTAgctcaccgagaaacatcaataaaacagataaataaaaagtaaacacgaggagccaaagccatagcccgtcagtgctattcggctctcgagaaggaagtgaactgcccatattcgcatagtcgatgtaaccaccattggcaatgccaccgtacaaaagctaatatctaacgcgtgtGCATGTTTGTGACCAGTTTAATTAAAAagatcacaagatctaaccctTAGTAAGATGTCAACGTGAAAAAAGTCTTTGAACTTTAAatttaatcattgttaaaattacaaatgtatgttgaaaagtgcactggcgcttacatcgactatgcgaatatgggcagtgaaaCGCTCATGCAGACGGGACAAAAAAAAGTGGGCTGATTCCCTAgccaacgaaggcgagaaagccgcaaacaccggcgacatccgtctcttcTGCGATGTCTCACATCGCCTAAGtggaactaagatgaatgctacaatACCCGtgaacacgtctggacagttattcaccgagccggctgaccagttgaaacgctggttcgagcactttgggaaCCTCTTTCAAATCTCAGTCATGTCTCCAACACCTCAGCTTGATCCACCAACGGTTcgatgcattacccgtgtcaacaccgaagctctaaCATGCAGGAAATAGAAGCAGCCATCCTTAGCATGAAATCGAGAGACCCGAGGGCCGattgcatatcagctgagatgctagTATACATCCtttcctcactccagcaacgatcggacaaaacaccgttgtgcagtactctgcacaaaaatgccctgtactgtgcttcaatgaggtcgatgattttctcagggagtccCTTGCGCCGgagggctttccacatgttttcgtgatctcacttccttctcgagagccgaatagcgctgacgggctatggctttgg contains the following coding sequences:
- the LOC109622431 gene encoding uncharacterized protein LOC109622431; the encoded protein is MAAWGSLKVGGPSTTTTTCSSNTRLTRTPSKGGVAGLFSDTLTAALGKRKNRFKEITEELNQRINKEEKDEPYQKPLFNTDKIKRIMERVIEKQFDVDEEEMRYIYDPSKNLQMCQNIAKQIKDRIKHMNYKRHRIISLATIVEKQQQGVHYKMKYILDPKMDDYIRHYHETPHFYIIATVILVHKD